The Leptospira bouyouniensis genome contains a region encoding:
- a CDS encoding LIC_12708 family protein has protein sequence MRTLYFLLTLIVSTSCLRFRVENLKEEILFRIPLGATNETFEGVVVNQVLTNVPLTIPTSSNISALPDNKQAVIKLFDRNGRLDATIGNPDFKSVAGIPHYPFRFGGIGIVAMNEDGDLVVQNRISSKGMELPPGQENLYKTYSGAFSTQGTTVLPSFLVQITQKGVVKFMLGASGKNSEPFRYIEYILPGEGDKLFVYHRIAEEMRLSYFEEGELKGNLKESTLEVFSNADAKEYDITLDKLLPHPEGEYVLGSFSYDSKKDKRFKFRRIYRFHFDSKEVELLKEIQDPSEILFSIRNNGEFYIWETEDGGNSVRLQVHDKEGNHINNKRIPFSSPRGQWRETYTDAFDTIYSVRIRSGALEVYRWI, from the coding sequence ATGCGAACTCTTTATTTCCTTCTCACCCTAATCGTTTCCACTTCCTGCCTAAGGTTTCGCGTCGAGAACCTCAAAGAAGAAATCCTCTTTCGTATCCCACTTGGAGCGACGAATGAAACCTTCGAGGGTGTGGTGGTAAACCAAGTTTTGACCAATGTTCCTTTAACTATCCCAACTTCTTCCAATATCTCGGCACTACCCGACAACAAACAGGCAGTCATCAAATTATTTGATCGAAATGGAAGGCTTGATGCTACCATTGGGAATCCAGATTTTAAATCGGTTGCCGGGATCCCCCACTACCCGTTCCGATTTGGAGGGATTGGCATTGTCGCCATGAACGAAGACGGTGATCTTGTGGTCCAAAACCGAATTTCTTCCAAAGGTATGGAACTTCCCCCCGGCCAAGAAAATTTGTACAAAACGTACAGTGGTGCTTTTTCCACCCAGGGGACAACTGTACTCCCTTCCTTTCTTGTGCAAATCACACAAAAAGGAGTCGTCAAGTTTATGTTAGGGGCTTCAGGAAAGAACTCCGAACCCTTTCGTTACATTGAATACATTTTGCCAGGAGAAGGAGACAAATTATTTGTTTACCACCGCATTGCAGAAGAAATGCGACTTTCTTATTTTGAAGAAGGGGAATTAAAAGGAAATCTAAAAGAATCAACTCTCGAAGTTTTTTCAAACGCCGACGCAAAGGAATATGATATCACCTTAGACAAACTTTTACCTCACCCAGAAGGAGAATACGTTTTAGGTTCCTTTAGTTATGATTCCAAAAAGGACAAACGTTTTAAATTCCGAAGGATCTATCGATTCCATTTTGACTCCAAAGAAGTGGAGTTACTAAAAGAAATCCAAGACCCTTCCGAAATTTTATTTTCCATTCGAAATAATGGAGAATTCTACATCTGGGAAACCGAAGATGGTGGAAACTCAGTTCGTTTACAAGTCCATGATAAAGAAGGAAACCATATCAATAACAAACGTATCCCTTTTTCCAGTCCTCGTGGGCAGTGGAGGGAAACGTATACCGATGCATTTGATACCATTTATTCTGTTCGCATTCGGTCTGGTGCACTCGAAGTGTACCGCTGGATTTAA
- a CDS encoding VOC family protein yields the protein MDRLINWIEISVSDFQRAINFYETILNVNLQKMEMGNAKYALFPTKDNHNSGALVQSENHTPASKGTIPYLDGGIDLDIILRKVIDAGGEVLMPKTYFGEEAGYTGLFLDSEGNRIGLQNF from the coding sequence ATGGACAGATTAATTAATTGGATTGAAATCTCGGTTTCAGATTTTCAAAGAGCTATCAATTTTTATGAAACTATTTTGAATGTCAATTTGCAAAAAATGGAAATGGGTAATGCAAAATATGCACTTTTCCCGACAAAGGATAATCATAACTCAGGTGCACTGGTACAAAGCGAGAATCATACACCAGCATCTAAAGGCACAATACCTTATCTAGACGGTGGAATAGATTTAGATATTATACTACGAAAAGTAATAGATGCTGGAGGAGAAGTACTTATGCCTAAAACCTATTTTGGTGAGGAGGCTGGTTACACTGGTTTGTTCTTAGATTCAGAGGGAAACAGGATTGGATTACAAAATTTTTAA
- a CDS encoding polyphosphate kinase — translation MLVILDRHPSNQIPRSSIEGIETLQERFFLLQRESAHQKIAHIFILEGFSSSGKGSILQSLTIRLDPRKFKVYSPYVGQSEDRGYPFLWNFWKVLPRYGEFLFYLNTYYSRLAYLRSQKKIDLNEYDHRLLSILNTERILSKDKIIVHKFFLHLSKKEQKKRLEESKKKKKDWELSAYDKDQGEHYKRYFEIYDSILSSSRTVDSPWIVITSDKKEDTKLLVFEAILDRLEKTLNYDSKTNLKKINHGMELIP, via the coding sequence TTGCTTGTGATTTTAGACAGACATCCATCGAACCAAATCCCACGTTCTTCGATTGAAGGAATTGAGACTTTACAAGAGCGTTTTTTCCTCCTTCAACGGGAAAGTGCACACCAGAAAATTGCACATATATTTATTTTAGAAGGATTTTCTTCTTCAGGAAAAGGATCCATTTTACAGTCCCTCACCATTCGCCTTGATCCAAGAAAATTCAAGGTTTATTCTCCCTATGTGGGCCAATCAGAAGATAGAGGGTATCCATTTTTATGGAATTTTTGGAAAGTATTACCTCGTTATGGTGAATTTTTGTTTTACTTAAATACGTATTACAGTCGTTTGGCGTATCTTAGGTCTCAGAAAAAAATTGATTTAAACGAATATGATCACAGATTATTATCCATCTTAAATACGGAAAGAATTCTATCGAAAGACAAAATCATTGTTCATAAGTTTTTTCTGCATCTTTCCAAAAAAGAGCAGAAAAAACGATTGGAAGAATCCAAAAAAAAGAAAAAGGATTGGGAATTATCAGCTTACGACAAAGACCAAGGCGAACATTATAAACGTTATTTTGAAATTTATGATTCTATCTTGAGTTCCTCTCGAACAGTCGATTCTCCATGGATAGTGATCACCAGTGACAAAAAAGAAGATACAAAACTTTTAGTGTTCGAAGCGATTTTAGATCGTCTTGAAAAAACATTAAATTATGATTCCAAAACAAATTTAAAAAAGATCAACCACGGAATGGAACTCATCCCATGA
- the rimP gene encoding ribosome maturation factor RimP, translating to MGIFGYGLVYTEENIRELILRVLAPPLALFSLQVQNRKNHALIEIELDHLTDKTGSASLEDCETVSRGLKEELDQWGEEFDFTLQVSSAGAERVLRLPEDLIRFQGLLAKLEVPLESGKWDKRVYRLGPVSGESVELTLYDRKTRHKKNQKSVSMPIAEIRKGNLYLEI from the coding sequence ATGGGAATCTTTGGATATGGTTTGGTATATACCGAGGAAAACATCAGAGAACTGATTTTACGAGTTCTCGCTCCACCTCTAGCGCTTTTTTCGCTCCAAGTACAGAATCGGAAAAACCACGCCCTCATTGAGATTGAACTGGATCATCTCACAGACAAAACTGGCTCTGCTAGTTTGGAAGACTGTGAGACTGTGTCTAGGGGACTCAAAGAGGAGCTGGACCAATGGGGAGAGGAATTTGATTTCACTCTCCAAGTCTCCTCCGCAGGAGCAGAACGTGTATTACGTTTGCCGGAGGATTTAATTCGTTTCCAAGGACTTTTAGCAAAACTAGAAGTGCCGCTGGAATCAGGAAAATGGGACAAACGAGTGTATCGTTTGGGACCGGTTTCGGGGGAATCCGTTGAGCTTACGCTTTACGATCGTAAAACTCGACACAAAAAGAACCAAAAATCGGTATCTATGCCCATCGCAGAAATACGAAAGGGAAATTTGTATTTAGAAATTTAA
- a CDS encoding DUF1398 family protein — MTNLTTKLTEAQKFGMSIRPKVGGFPILAEVLRSAGVQSNRWSLPSCQAVYRMKEGSVVLQGTPLVTGVFEIGNFDRDALITALRTDQEGRSSFPEFLKAAWEAGVIGYDVDFETRKVVYYGINGDSYLEEYTAVTVETP; from the coding sequence ATGACAAACCTAACAACAAAATTAACGGAAGCACAAAAATTTGGAATGTCCATTCGTCCGAAAGTCGGTGGTTTTCCAATCCTTGCTGAGGTACTTCGCAGTGCAGGAGTGCAAAGTAACCGATGGTCACTGCCATCTTGCCAAGCTGTGTATCGAATGAAAGAAGGTTCTGTCGTACTACAAGGAACTCCTTTAGTTACTGGTGTTTTTGAGATTGGAAACTTTGATCGAGATGCACTCATTACTGCTCTTCGCACCGACCAAGAAGGCCGAAGTAGTTTCCCCGAATTTCTAAAGGCAGCTTGGGAAGCAGGAGTGATTGGTTACGATGTTGATTTCGAGACTCGTAAGGTAGTATACTATGGTATCAATGGAGATAGTTATTTAGAAGAATACACTGCTGTGACAGTTGAGACACCATAA
- a CDS encoding bifunctional ADP-dependent NAD(P)H-hydrate dehydratase/NAD(P)H-hydrate epimerase, with protein MKLIPLFTNNESKLIDSLAKNKLGFSEQTLMGMAALSVFHANEDLWKTAESIWIVCGSGGNGGDGYALAYLLFQEGYPVRVFQSSPNKNEAGIFYESLVKSFVALPETLDQLLSHLETADTDSVLLVDALLGTGFQSPLSQELTQTIHAINESEVIFYRLSLDTPSGWNPNHLETSESKSQPFVFADSIEELGTRKWENIGYIYEKDNLIPRYYESIGFPTRTHLTETNFSNRYYLEPDPEKAIQVLKRKNKDHKYSAGSAMFYGGGEGMEGAILLSENAFSRLGGGISKIYSPSPKINQLGLQKDLSKMVVTSDFLSMVQDPFFEKTKTILIGPGLSNYPKDLESWEVKKGKTCILDAGAIPSFGTKLPIGDRVLLTPHVGELNRLTGKKHNSIQEAYETLVPFTKANQVYVLLKSFVSLLVCPDGSSFVWESPNPKLATMGTGDLLSGIITRYLSLDLELSIPEAAHLALSFLDHSKQLDEPYPSAHQILNSLVELL; from the coding sequence ATGAAACTCATTCCACTTTTTACAAACAATGAATCCAAATTAATAGATTCATTGGCAAAAAACAAACTTGGATTTTCAGAACAAACGTTAATGGGAATGGCTGCTTTATCCGTATTCCATGCGAATGAAGATTTGTGGAAAACGGCAGAATCCATTTGGATTGTTTGTGGGAGCGGTGGAAATGGTGGCGATGGGTATGCACTTGCCTACCTCTTGTTCCAAGAAGGATACCCCGTTCGAGTCTTCCAATCTTCACCTAACAAAAATGAGGCTGGCATATTTTATGAATCCCTTGTTAAGTCTTTTGTCGCTTTGCCTGAAACATTGGATCAGTTGCTCTCCCATTTGGAAACTGCAGATACTGATTCCGTTTTACTCGTTGATGCTCTTCTTGGAACTGGTTTCCAATCCCCCCTTTCTCAAGAATTGACTCAGACGATCCATGCTATCAATGAAAGTGAAGTCATTTTTTATCGACTCTCTCTGGATACTCCCAGCGGATGGAACCCAAATCATTTAGAAACTTCAGAATCAAAAAGCCAACCATTTGTTTTTGCTGATTCCATTGAGGAACTTGGCACAAGGAAATGGGAGAATATTGGATATATTTACGAAAAAGATAATCTGATACCAAGATATTACGAGTCCATCGGCTTTCCAACGAGAACCCACCTAACAGAAACAAACTTTTCCAACCGTTATTATTTAGAGCCAGACCCAGAAAAAGCCATTCAAGTTTTAAAACGAAAAAACAAAGACCATAAATACAGTGCTGGTTCAGCGATGTTTTACGGTGGTGGCGAAGGAATGGAAGGTGCTATTTTACTTTCAGAAAATGCTTTTTCCAGGTTAGGTGGAGGGATTAGCAAAATTTATTCACCTTCACCAAAGATAAACCAATTGGGTTTGCAAAAAGACCTATCGAAAATGGTGGTGACTTCCGATTTTTTATCCATGGTTCAGGATCCCTTCTTTGAAAAAACAAAAACCATACTCATTGGTCCTGGTCTTTCGAATTATCCAAAGGATTTAGAATCTTGGGAAGTAAAAAAAGGAAAAACCTGTATCTTAGATGCAGGAGCCATTCCTAGTTTCGGAACCAAACTTCCTATAGGTGACAGAGTCCTTCTCACTCCCCATGTAGGAGAACTCAATCGACTGACAGGAAAAAAACATAATTCCATCCAAGAAGCTTATGAAACCCTTGTACCTTTCACAAAAGCTAACCAAGTATATGTTTTACTTAAATCATTTGTGAGTTTACTTGTATGTCCTGATGGATCTTCCTTTGTTTGGGAATCTCCAAATCCAAAACTTGCTACCATGGGAACAGGTGATTTGTTATCTGGAATCATAACGCGTTATCTGAGTTTGGATTTGGAACTCTCCATTCCAGAAGCAGCTCACTTAGCACTTTCGTTTTTAGATCATTCCAAACAATTGGACGAACCTTATCCTTCGGCACACCAAATTTTGAATTCGTTAGTGGAGTTACTCTAA
- a CDS encoding LIC_13387 family protein produces the protein MKKIILLRISAGLLLFHLIGHSFGNATWDESDDPLKQSVIRGMIDHKFYFMGTNRSMGEYYYGYGLITSILLIYTSLILLILSYHLNKNKEISLFLIWLSTAITISLSAVEFIYFFPFAGITTLLASICIFYAGIDSKIRKE, from the coding sequence ATGAAAAAAATTATTTTACTACGAATTTCAGCAGGTTTGTTACTATTTCATTTAATCGGACATTCATTTGGAAATGCTACTTGGGATGAAAGCGATGACCCATTAAAACAGAGCGTCATTCGAGGCATGATAGATCATAAATTCTACTTCATGGGAACAAACAGAAGTATGGGAGAATACTATTACGGTTATGGTTTGATCACTTCCATATTATTAATATATACTAGTTTAATTCTATTAATACTATCTTATCATCTAAATAAGAACAAAGAGATTTCGTTATTTCTAATTTGGCTATCAACAGCAATTACTATTTCATTAAGTGCAGTTGAATTCATTTACTTTTTTCCATTTGCTGGTATAACAACATTGCTAGCATCAATATGCATTTTTTACGCTGGTATTGATTCAAAAATTAGGAAGGAATAG
- a CDS encoding transposase, with product MSRSGLAEKQFKIEKAEKPTELRGSRSKKTRLFSTSPTKSTSPKLKNPKSSPTKEQSDNRQGERSNCVKINERLASSCEDTDKIKKRTHNILSDPKLNQFFKLKTLTILNALYPKSCGCEKPNLVYLKVKGRESIARCSSCHKMVSLTANTPFQGYKSNLAYISFIIWDMVNQYPKIMTSMEISRKLNLSYKTSYFLKKRLQVIFSQLNESLKKKLYEELQNPVESDKKPIAVADSVVLYSSSLRANKHRSRRYKTGTASIYLSNSLGGEQKGVLVHTVGINHGMSFYKSIPLNNQEYLGKDLDEKIPKNVTLYTDEGYTFIWDRPNHKMVNHSRRSNDPRYNLSRERWVTKEGVSSNGAEARNNILKQSFRSYGYVSPKWSQLYLDEISFLGNVRFSSELRSLLSLGEVNFVGVGNKS from the coding sequence ATGTCACGTTCTGGATTAGCCGAAAAACAGTTCAAAATTGAGAAAGCAGAAAAGCCTACAGAATTGCGTGGATCTCGTTCCAAAAAGACAAGACTTTTCTCAACTTCCCCCACAAAATCCACTTCCCCAAAACTAAAAAACCCAAAATCAAGCCCAACTAAGGAACAAAGCGATAATCGACAAGGAGAGCGTTCTAACTGTGTAAAGATAAATGAAAGGCTCGCTTCTTCATGCGAAGATACTGACAAAATAAAAAAAAGAACGCATAATATATTATCTGATCCTAAGCTTAATCAGTTCTTCAAATTAAAAACCTTAACCATCCTTAACGCTCTCTATCCAAAGTCCTGTGGATGCGAGAAACCTAATCTAGTTTATCTAAAGGTGAAGGGTAGGGAATCCATCGCTAGGTGTTCTTCATGCCATAAGATGGTCTCTCTCACTGCCAACACTCCATTCCAAGGCTACAAATCGAATCTAGCCTACATCAGCTTCATCATTTGGGATATGGTGAATCAATACCCTAAGATTATGACATCAATGGAGATCAGTAGGAAACTAAATCTATCTTACAAAACTTCATACTTCCTTAAGAAGCGATTACAGGTTATCTTCTCACAGCTCAATGAATCCCTTAAGAAGAAACTCTATGAAGAGCTTCAAAACCCTGTAGAATCAGATAAAAAACCTATAGCTGTAGCTGACTCAGTAGTTCTTTACTCTTCTTCCTTACGAGCCAATAAGCATCGATCCAGAAGATACAAAACAGGAACAGCTTCTATCTATTTGAGTAACTCACTTGGAGGAGAACAGAAGGGAGTATTGGTTCACACTGTAGGGATTAATCACGGAATGAGTTTTTACAAATCGATTCCACTTAATAATCAAGAATATCTAGGGAAGGACTTAGATGAAAAGATTCCTAAGAACGTAACTCTCTACACTGATGAAGGATATACATTTATCTGGGATAGACCTAACCACAAAATGGTCAATCATTCAAGACGTTCTAATGATCCAAGGTATAACCTAAGTCGTGAAAGGTGGGTAACTAAGGAAGGTGTGAGTTCTAATGGTGCTGAAGCTCGCAATAATATACTTAAGCAGTCCTTCAGAAGTTATGGATATGTAAGTCCTAAGTGGTCACAGTTATACTTAGATGAGATAAGCTTCTTAGGGAACGTAAGGTTCTCCAGTGAATTGAGAAGTTTACTGAGTTTGGGTGAAGTGAATTTTGTGGGAGTAGGTAATAAGAGCTAA
- a CDS encoding HIT family protein, with protein MTCPICQAHKNPSEIVFENEFWILRKASQNLEGYHYLEIKGHIESWNQLTLEQFEAYGRALHKGTEIIETSHPKKIYMTAIAERVPHLHVHLIPRFEGQTPGIEHIAMATGPGFPKPM; from the coding sequence ATGACATGTCCTATCTGCCAAGCGCACAAAAATCCTTCAGAGATAGTTTTTGAAAACGAATTTTGGATCTTAAGAAAGGCGAGCCAAAACCTCGAAGGGTATCATTACCTCGAAATCAAAGGCCATATCGAATCTTGGAACCAATTGACTTTGGAACAATTTGAGGCATATGGTCGAGCACTCCATAAGGGAACAGAAATCATAGAAACCTCACACCCCAAAAAAATATATATGACTGCCATTGCAGAGCGAGTGCCTCATTTGCATGTCCATCTTATCCCAAGGTTTGAAGGACAAACCCCCGGTATCGAACACATCGCCATGGCAACAGGACCAGGATTTCCGAAACCAATGTAA
- a CDS encoding MarR family winged helix-turn-helix transcriptional regulator yields MPKKQNLEPSHLKSHLGYHLRVVSNAVSHSFAGKLASLDVTVAEWVILREMYSHDTNTSPSVVAEITGLSRGAVSKLIDRLLNKGLVSREEASEDRRFQEIKLTKEGIKLVPKLSFIADENDSSFFSLLSQSEKDQLRKTLVKLAEAHKLNLNPIE; encoded by the coding sequence GTGCCAAAAAAACAAAATCTAGAGCCTAGTCACTTAAAATCCCATTTAGGATATCATTTAAGAGTGGTATCCAATGCAGTTTCACATTCTTTTGCAGGGAAACTTGCAAGTTTGGACGTGACTGTTGCAGAATGGGTGATTCTAAGGGAGATGTATTCTCATGACACCAACACCTCTCCTAGTGTCGTGGCCGAAATCACAGGTCTAAGCCGAGGTGCTGTTTCCAAACTGATCGACAGACTATTGAATAAAGGACTAGTGAGTCGAGAAGAAGCAAGTGAAGATAGACGTTTCCAAGAAATCAAACTTACAAAAGAAGGAATTAAACTTGTTCCAAAACTTTCATTCATTGCTGATGAAAACGATTCCTCATTTTTTTCTTTGCTTTCTCAATCAGAAAAAGACCAACTCCGAAAGACTCTCGTGAAACTAGCCGAAGCACACAAATTAAACTTAAATCCAATTGAATAA
- a CDS encoding helix-turn-helix domain-containing protein: MILKFIEPNPKLKKYINKIWIHESPFSIGGKEGSIIPPNGKLKIMLPYSGHLISTSENKTEKCVENRIYLIGVRDKVTKIEGSKKNGSIGFELNPLYSYKFLDLNLFVISNNLYSFNEVFGEGEGNRIISNLSNYGDPVDKIKIIENFLLSRISINNRENKIFEYCLDLIEKQNGIIKVNDLESDTGFSRRYINKLFHNNLGISPKQFATIQRFQLYYKSIQFGEENNWNRNLIYESYFDESHFIKEFRKFTGFSPDRYYQKINEFSKYF; encoded by the coding sequence TTGATCTTAAAATTCATAGAGCCAAATCCAAAGCTTAAAAAATACATAAATAAAATTTGGATTCATGAAAGTCCATTTAGCATAGGCGGCAAAGAAGGAAGTATTATACCACCGAATGGAAAGCTGAAAATCATGCTTCCTTATAGTGGTCATCTAATATCCACATCAGAAAATAAAACTGAGAAATGCGTGGAAAATCGAATTTATCTAATTGGTGTAAGAGATAAAGTTACTAAAATTGAAGGTTCAAAAAAAAATGGCTCAATCGGCTTTGAATTAAACCCATTGTATAGCTATAAATTTTTAGATCTAAATTTGTTTGTAATTTCCAATAACCTCTATAGTTTTAATGAAGTTTTTGGTGAAGGTGAAGGGAATCGAATAATAAGTAATTTATCGAACTACGGAGATCCAGTGGATAAAATAAAAATAATAGAAAATTTCTTATTAAGTAGAATCTCAATTAATAATCGTGAAAATAAAATCTTTGAATACTGTCTCGATTTGATTGAAAAACAAAATGGGATCATAAAAGTAAACGATTTGGAATCTGACACAGGATTCTCTAGACGATACATTAATAAACTATTTCATAATAATCTTGGTATCTCACCAAAGCAATTTGCAACCATTCAAAGATTTCAATTATACTATAAATCGATTCAATTTGGCGAGGAAAACAATTGGAATAGAAATCTAATTTATGAAAGTTATTTCGATGAGTCACACTTTATTAAAGAATTTCGGAAATTTACGGGATTCTCGCCTGATCGGTATTACCAAAAAATAAATGAGTTTAGCAAATATTTTTAA
- a CDS encoding HD domain-containing protein: protein MKANSKSKLGKKFNETLVFASELHAEQTRKGSEIPYITHLLAVASIIGECGGTEVEVIAGLLHDSVEDQGGQETLELIKQKFGNEVAEIVMECSDTDIVPKPPWKERKTAYLNHLKESKNQSVILVSCADKLHNLRSIKSDLSEIGDFVWNRFTAPKEETIWYYRELLKIYKMKNAPKRLTVEMEEIIGFIEK from the coding sequence ATGAAAGCTAATTCAAAGTCGAAACTAGGAAAAAAATTCAATGAAACTCTTGTGTTTGCTTCGGAACTGCATGCTGAACAAACAAGGAAAGGATCCGAAATTCCTTACATAACTCACTTGCTAGCAGTTGCTTCTATCATAGGTGAATGCGGAGGAACAGAAGTTGAAGTAATTGCAGGTCTCTTGCATGATTCCGTAGAAGACCAAGGCGGACAAGAAACCCTTGAACTAATTAAACAAAAATTTGGTAACGAAGTAGCCGAGATCGTTATGGAATGCTCCGATACGGACATTGTCCCAAAACCTCCCTGGAAAGAGAGAAAGACAGCCTACCTAAATCATCTGAAGGAATCGAAGAATCAATCTGTAATTCTTGTCTCCTGTGCGGACAAACTCCACAATCTTAGGAGTATAAAATCAGATCTCTCAGAAATCGGAGATTTTGTTTGGAATCGTTTCACTGCTCCAAAGGAAGAAACGATCTGGTATTATAGAGAACTTCTGAAGATTTATAAGATGAAAAATGCTCCAAAAAGGCTGACAGTGGAAATGGAAGAGATAATCGGATTTATTGAGAAATAG
- a CDS encoding UDP-galactose-lipid carrier transferase yields MKQTLFKTRILNVTQLDLNQSLQSEEYQVCMKDLKNQIRDLTFLAKAKDRPILIVFEGWDAAGKGGAIRRLTSEIDPRLFEVHNISAPNGDEIQHHYLWRFWNRIPKKGHVGIFDRSYYGRVLVERVEGFATDVEWSRAYEEIFLFEEQLQSFGTIIIKFWLHISSDEQLARFEMRKNDPLKRWKLTEEDWRNRDKWHLYEDAANEMFQKTDSPKAPWHLVPANDKYFARVMVLDAVKKRLEEELR; encoded by the coding sequence ATGAAACAAACTTTGTTCAAAACAAGAATACTAAATGTAACACAATTGGATCTAAACCAGTCATTACAAAGTGAAGAATACCAAGTTTGTATGAAAGATCTCAAAAACCAAATTAGAGATCTTACTTTTTTAGCCAAAGCAAAAGATCGCCCCATACTCATCGTATTCGAAGGGTGGGATGCGGCGGGTAAGGGTGGTGCCATTCGTCGCTTAACATCTGAAATCGATCCACGTTTATTTGAAGTGCATAATATCTCTGCCCCCAATGGAGACGAAATCCAACACCATTACCTTTGGCGTTTTTGGAATCGAATCCCCAAAAAAGGCCATGTAGGAATATTTGATCGTTCTTATTATGGAAGAGTGCTCGTGGAACGAGTGGAGGGTTTTGCTACTGATGTCGAATGGTCAAGAGCCTATGAAGAAATCTTTTTATTCGAAGAACAACTCCAAAGTTTTGGTACGATCATCATTAAATTTTGGTTGCATATCAGTTCGGATGAACAACTCGCTCGATTTGAAATGAGAAAAAATGATCCTCTCAAACGTTGGAAACTCACAGAAGAAGATTGGCGTAACCGTGACAAATGGCATTTGTATGAGGATGCTGCCAATGAAATGTTCCAAAAAACAGATTCACCCAAAGCACCTTGGCATTTGGTTCCTGCAAATGATAAATACTTTGCACGGGTAATGGTTTTAGACGCTGTAAAAAAAAGGTTAGAAGAAGAATTGAGGTGA